The Trueperaceae bacterium DNA segment CCGAGAAGATCGCAGCGTGCGAGTCGCTGGGCGCCGAGTTGGGCGTCAACTACCGCGAGGAGGAGTTCGAGGAGCGCATCAGCGACCACCTCGGGGGCGGCGGCGTCGACGTCGTCATCGACATGGTGGGCAAGGAGTACTTCGAGAAGAACCTCCGGCTGATGAACACGCGAGGCAGGCTCGTCTTCGTGTCGGCGCAGAGCGGCAGCAGGGTAGAGCTGAACATCGGTCGACTGATGGCGAAGCGGCTCGAGCTCGTCGGCGCCACCCTTCGGGCACGGCCACTCGAGGAGAAGGTCGAGCTGAAGGACCGCTTCCTCGAGCGCTTTTGCCCCGACCTGGAAACCGGCAGGGTGAAACCGGTGATCGACCGGATCTTCCCGATCACGGAAGCCGAAGAAGCCCACCGTTACATGAGCGAGAACAGGAACATCGGCAAGATCGTGCTCGTCGTTCGGGAGGACTGGACGCTCTAGCTGGCCCCGCCGAGCAGCGAGACGCCGGGATTCTCTGCCCACTTGTGCGCGTTGAGGAGTGTGAGCCTCGACACAGGATTTATATTTGCCCAGATGCTCTGAAACCTGGTGGCTCCCAACGCGTGGCCGGGCCGTCACCTCCGCTTCCTCATCTGCGCGCACCCACGAGGTCCTATGCGTCCACTCGGCAAGATTCTCGATCTACTGACACCGCGCGAGCGCAGGCAGCTGTACCTCCTTCTGCCGGTCGTGATACTGGCGGGCCTCATGGAGGTCGCCGGGGTCGCCTCGATCGCCCCCTTCCTGAGCGTGCTCACGGCCCCCGAGTCGATCGAGTCGAATCCTCTGCTGGCCCGCCTGCACCAGGCAACCGGGGTGCAGAGCGAGCAAGCGTTCATCTTCGTCCTCGGCCTGCTGGTGCTGGTCCTGTTGCTGCTCAGCAACGCCGCGGCCGCCCTGAGCCAGTACGGCCTCTACCGCTTCGGCTTCCTCCGCAACCACACGATCTCCAGGCGCCTGCTCGTTCGCTACCTCCAGCAGCCCTTCTCCTACTTCCTGAGGCACAACAGCGCCGAGCTGGTGAACAACGTCCTCCTGGAAGTCCAGCAGGTCATCACCGGCATCGTCGTTCCCGGGCTGCAGCTGCTGGCGAAGGGGGTGGCGGCGAGCCTCATCGTGGCGCTGCTCATCCTGGTCGACCCGCTGCTCGCCCTGGTGATGACGGTTCTGCTGGGCGGAGCGTACGCGGGGATCTACTGGACGATCAGGAAGCGGCTCAACGGCTTCGGAGCCCAGCGTGCCGAAGCCAACCGGCTGCGGATGAAGGCCGCCAACGAGTCGATCGGCGGGATCAGGGAACTGAAGGTGCTGGGCCGGGAGGCGGAGCTGATCGCCCAGTACCACGAGCCTTCCCGGAGCTTCGCGCTAGCCAACGCAGGCGCCAACATCCTCGGCGCCCTGCCCAGGTACGCGCTCGAGGCGGTAGCGTTCGGCGGGATCATCGTGATCCTGCTCCTGCTCATCGCCCGCGGAGGTACCACCTCGTCGATCATCCCGGTCGTGGGACTCTACGCCTTCGGCGGGTACCGGCTCTTGCCGGCGCTCCAGACGGTCTTCCGGGCGATGACCCAGATCCGCTTCAGCGCGGCCGCCCTCGACTCGGTTCACGGCGTGCTCGCTCGGATCGAGGCCGCTCCTGCAGGCTCCCGCCGGTCACTCAGGTACCGGGAGGCGCTCGAGCCGCTGCCGTTCGAGAAGGAGCTGAGGCTGCAGGAGGTGACCTTCGCCTACCCCGGCACCGACACTCCGGTGCTCAGCGACATCGAGCTCTCGATCAGACCGAACAGCTGGGTGGCGTTCGTGGGCGAGACCGGCTCCGGGAAGTCCACCCTGGTGGATCTGATCCTGGGCCTGTTGGAACCCGAGTGGGGCCTCATCACCGTCGATGGGAAGCCGTTGAGTGCAGAGAACCTGGCGCGCTGGAGGCGCAGCATCGGCTACGTGCCGCAGAGCATCTACCTGACCGACGACACCGTCGCTCGCAACATCGCCTTCGGGGTGCCCGCCGGGGAGGTGGACATGGAGGCCGTGGTCGAAGCAGCCAGGGTCGCCCAGATCCATGAGTTCATCGAGGGCCTGCCGCAGGGCTACGACACCCTGGTGGGCGAGCGCGGAGTGCGGCTCTCGGGCGGACAGCGCCAGAGGCTGGGCATAGCCCGAGCTCTCTACCGCGACCCGAGCATCCTCATCCTCGACGAGGCCACCAGCGCTCTCGACAACGTCACCGAATCGAACCTGTTCGCGACGCTCGAGCGGATCGCAGAGGCGAAGACGGTGATCATGATCGCCCACCGGCTCAGCACCGTGCAGGAGTGCGACGTCATCCACCTGCTCTCCCGCGGGCGCATCGTCGCCAGTGGCCGCTACCTCGAGCTGATGACCCGGAGCAGCGAGTTCCGCGCTTTCGCCGAGATGAAGAGCGGGAAACCGGTGATGGCGGTGAAGTCGGCTTAGCTGTCGGTTGCGCGGGGCGTGGTCGGCGCGGATCGATAGCTTCGATCGGCCGTGTGGTCGAGCCTGCTCCTGGTCTTCGCTGGTGAGGGGTCACCCCGCCGGTGCTGCTGGCTGGCAGACTCGGCTTGTCTTTGTGCTTTCGCGTGAGATGGACGAGGCTAGATTTGTGGGTCGCAGGGAATTCTGAACTTACTGGCGCGAATGTGGAGGTTGGATTCTAAGCGCCGCGGCTTCTTGGCCATTCCGCGAAGGTGAGTATCAGTAGCGGGACGAGGCCGAACGGGGGAATGAGGGTGAGAAGTGACAGGGTGGTGGGCAGCCCTGCCTTTCTGAATGTCTGCCAGAAGAGGGCTGTCGGTATTACAGCGCTGCTCAGGAGGATGAGCAGTTCGTAGATGCCGAGAGGGCCGATTCGCATTCGCTTGCCATTGTAGTATGGTGCGTTGCCTCGTTGGTTACAGGTTCTTGTGTTCGTTCTTGCATTTGCGCTTGGTGGTACGGCGCTAGAGACCTGGTTGGAGCCGTCACCTCGGGTCGGGTTCCCCTTAGAGTTAGGGCTGCTGGCGGTGCTGTTATGGGTGCCAGAACGGCGGGGCCTCTTTCGACAATCTGAGCGGTAGCAGTGTCTGGTCCCCCGGGCCCTTCGAGTAGCCTGCGGGAGACGACCTTGCGGTACGCGACCTTGTCGGGCACTGCGCGACGGCGGGCGTACCAGCGTTACTTCGTCCAGTAGGCTAAGCCGCTCGGATGTCAGTGAAGTTGGTGCCCTGCTAGCATTGAACGTCCTTTAGTTGAGGAGGTTGAGTGCCTCGGGGAGCTGCTATCGTTGGCCTTGTGCAGGTGGATGAAGCTTTGGTTCGCGCTGCAGTCGAGACTGCAACTGCGCGGTATGTGGGTGATCCGGACGGTGACGGCTGGGCGGGAGCTGCCGCCATGTATGCCAGTAACGGTGAGATTCTAACCAGCGTTTACGTCGATGCGCCTAGCGAGTCTGCTGCACTCTGTTGCGAGACAGGGGCGATTGCCGAGGCCCATAAGAGGCGACTGCAGATCGCGGCGACTGTCTGCGTTTCACGGGAGCGACCCGACGGCTCGTTCGTGATTCTCACCCCGTGCGGCATCTGCCAGGAGCGCCTGGCTTACTGGGGTGGTGACGTAGAGGTGGGAGTTCCTCTCGCCGATGACCCTTGCGAGTGGCGGTCCGTCTCACTCCGCGAAGTTCAGCCCCATCACTGGTCGCGAGTGTTCGCCGACTTCTAGGTTAGGGGCTAAGTGTCACTTGTCAAATTTGGCGCGACGATCTAGGTTGTCTCGGATCGTTTGTTTTCCTGCAGGGGTTTCATCTCTCTTAGGAATAGGACTCCGTCGAAGACGCGAGCCCAGTTGAGGTGAAGCCACTTCGCAGGCTCGAGACCGCTTATCGAGAACGTCTGGGTCGGCTGTTCGCGGAGGTTGACGAAGGCTGCTTCGGCTTGTGAGTGCAGGAGTAGCGCCTCGAGGGTGTCCTGCGGGGCTGGTGGTAGGGGACGCGATGTCTGATAGTCCCCGCGGTAGGCGTTCGGCAACTCGCTTCCGTTACCGGCGATCAAGGTGAGGCTGTAGAGTTCATCTCCTATGGCGCCGGCTGCGACCTCTCCGAGGGGTATGTCAGGGTGCTTTTCGAGCGTTTCCTGGTACTCGGCGTCCGCATCCTTGATGGTGGAGCTGCACTTTGCTGCGTGCCAGTCGTGGGTCCAGACGATGATCTTGCTGTTCGGGTAGCGAACTCGGGTGAGCCAGAGTAGGTTGCTGGCCATGCCTTGGTCGCGGCCTTCGAAGCTCCAGGCGTTCCTCGCGAAGTAGGCGAGGTTGATCAGCTCCTGCTGCCAGAAGGACACACCATCTACCTGGGACAGTTTTCGTCTTAGCCGCCAGATGGTGTTCAGGAAGTATGCCCGGTCGAGTGCGTTGGCCATGTGCCGGTACTCGTGCTCTAGCACGCCTTCGAGTAGGTCGCGGAACCTTGCGAACGCTTCGGTGTCCAGCTCGTCCGGCAGGTGTTCCGAGAGAAGGGATTCGAGATCCGCGACCAGGTGCTCTCTGACATGAATGCCCGAGTGCCGGGGGTCGATGCCGGCTACGACGAGTGGCTGGCGGGCCTTGGCCCGTTCGTCGAGGAGTTCCCAGAGCGGTATCAACTCCTTGGCGTGCCTCCAGTGCCCGTAGAGCTGTCGGGCTACCTGGCAGGAGACCGGGTCGCGACCGGAGTGGTCCTCCACCACGTTATTGAGGGAGTAGAAGCAGGATTCGAAGGCGAGGACGTCGAACCCATGCTTGACATGCAGATGGCGGACGAGTTCGACCTTGGCCGAGAACGCCGTTCCGTCGCCATGGCTTTGCTCGCCGAGCAGAACAACGCGAACTCCGGTGAGGGCCTCGTCGAACTCCCCGCATTCGAAGGGTGATAGAGACACCGGGTGGGCGACGATCCCGGTTTCCAGCGAAGTACGCATGAGTTGATGGTATCGCGGCCGGTGGCGCCTACCTTAACGGGAGGCGTTTCAAGGTTCGCTGAGGACGGGAGACTAGTTCCGCCGGGATTTCCTCAATTAACGGGCGGTACATTGCTGGTTCGACGCAGCCTCGAGTTGCCTGCGCTGTCGCTTCTGCCCACACTGGTTAGGACATTGCCAACAGAGTTCTAGCCGCGCAGCGGCAGATCAATAAACTGAACCGATGGACGAGATTCTCGACAACCTGCGCCAGCTGGAGCGGAAGCTCGGTGGGACGCTAGGTCTCTACGCCACGCCTCTGCTCACAGTGCCGGGACGACCGGACGGGGACGTCCTTCGGTACAACGAGTCCGAGCGGTTCCCCGCCGCCAGCACCATCAAGGTCTTCGTCCTGCTCACCCTGCTCGAGCAGGTGGACAAGGACGAGGCATCGCTCGACGAGGAGGTGACCCTCACCGAGGCGGATCAGGTGACCGGGTCGGGGGTGCTCAAGTCGCTTTCGGCCGGCCGCGCTTACACTCTCCTCGACCTCGCCACGCTCATGATCATCGTGAGCGACAACACCGCCACGAACCTCGTGATCGATCGGGTTGGCGTGGGCGAGGTGAACGACACCTGCCGGCGACACGGTTGGAACGGGACCGAGCTAGCGGGCAAGCTGCAGACGGGGGCCGGCCACACGAGGAGTTCAATGACCTGCCCGCGCGACCTGGCCGACTACTTCGTTCGCCTCTGGCGTGGCGACCTGTTGCCCCCTCGGCTCACGGCGGTCGCCCAGGCGATCTTCCGCAAGCAGCAGCTCACCGACCAGTTGGGCCGGGAGCTCGACTTCGACTCGTACAGCACCGAGACCGGTGAGTCCCGGCTGACCATCGCCTCGAAGAGCGGGTCGCTGCGGGGCGTGCGCAACGACGCCGGAGTGATCGAGGCAGCCGATTCCGCCTACGTCGTGGCGATCATGACGAAGGGTTGCCCGGACGAGAGGTTCCACCCCGACAACCTGGGCAGCCGGATCGTCAGCTCGGTCTCGAGGCTCGTCTTCGACCGTTACGCTCGCAGCCTCTCGGCTGGGTAGTCGTTCGCCGCGATCTCTGCTCAGCCGCCATCCTCGCCCGCCGGCGACGCCCGCAGGTCGAGCGCCATCCGGTAGCGATCGCCTCGGTAGGCGCTGCGGACGTACTCGAACGCGACCCCGTCGCCGTCAAAGGTGGTCCGCTCCAGTGCCAGGACCGGAGTTCCGGGCTCCAACTCCAGGAGTCGCTGCTCGGTGGGCGTCGACAGCCGCGACGCGACCGTCTGCCTGGCCCGGTGCGGGCGGATGCCGAACTGCTCGTCGATCGTCCGGTAGAGGGAGCCGAGCGCCTCGAGGCGCTCGGTCGAGAGATCGGCGAGCCGAGGCGGGAGGTGGGCGACCTGCAGCGCCAGCGGCATCTCGTGGGCGGTGCGAACCCGGGTGATGCGCAGGACCGGTTCGCCGGCTTCGATCCCCAGGGAAATCGCCGCGGGCCCGTCGGCGGGAGTGGTCGTCACCTCGAGCGTCCGTCCGCCCGGCCGGAACCCCAGCTGGCTCGCCTCGTCGCTGAACCCGGCGAGCCGGTCGATCGTCTGCTCCACCGGTTGCGCGCGCACGTAGGTGCCGGAACCCTGCCGCTGCTCGAGCAGACCCGCCGCCACGAGCTCCTCGAACGCCCGGCGGACGGTCATGCGCGAAAGTTCAAGCTGCTCGGCGAGCTCCCGCTCCGAGGGCAAGGCCGTGCCCGGCGCCAGTTTGCCGCTCGCTATCGCCCGGCTCAGCTGGATCTGCAACTGGATGTAAGCGGGGCTGGGGAGGCGTTTGTCGACGGTGATGAATGAAGGCATGTTCCACCGCCTCCTCTCTGTCTGGCTATGATCGTGCTTACCGCATGTACCATTACCGTACCAGAGGGCCAGTTGCGTGTTGGTTGCGGAACGGTCGCGAGTCGGGCCGGGTGGACCACTTCACGTGGACTGAACGCCGAACGGAGACGGTATTAGCGTGATCGGACTGGGCATCGACGCAGGGGGAACCGGCATCAGATGGCTCCTCAGCGACGGAGGGGCTGAGGTCGCCCGCGGAGAGCTGCCGGCGGCCGGCGGGCACGTCATGGACGCCGCCGCTCTCGGGTCGGTGCGCGAGACGCTGGGCGCGCTGTCCGGAGAGGTCCTCGCGGTATCGAAGCCGGACGCTGTCGTGGCCGGCTTCACCGGCTTCCACCCCGGCGCCCCGGTGGCTGACGACCTGCGCCGCTGCATTGCCGCGGCGCTCGGCGTGGCGGAGGAGAAGGTGGGCCTCTGCAACGACATGCGCATCGCCTACGCCGCTGCCTTCCGGCCGGCAGAGGGCGTCCTCGTCTACGGTGGGACGGGGAGTATCGCCTATCACCTCACGGCTTCTGGCGAGGTGCTGCGAAGTGGCGGCCACGGCTATCTCATAGATGACGCCGGCGGAGGCTTCTGGATCGGCCGGCAGGGGCTCAAGAGAGTGCTCAGATGGCGCGACGAGGAGCCGCTGGGTCGCGTGGCCGATCGGCCACTGGCGGAGGAGATCTACCTGGACCTGCGCGGCGAAAGCTGGGAGGAGGTCGTCAGGGAGGTATACGGAGGCGGTCGCAGCCGAGTCGCAGCCCTAGCCCCCGCGGTCGCTCGGGCCGCCCAGCGGGGCGACGCCGCGGCCCGGGAGATCCTCGAGCTGGCGGGGGTCGAACTCGCTCGGCTGGCGGTGCTCGTGGCGCGGAGGCTCGACCGGCAGGTACCGGTCGCCTTCATGGGCGGCGTCGCCAGACTCAGCCCGATCGTCGCTGAGAGCTTGCGCCGGGAGTTGCCCGAGGGGATGGAGCTTAAGCGGGTGACGCGGGAGCCGGTCGAAGGCGCGGCTGTGCTGGCGCTCGAGTTGGCCAGCGGCGAACTCGAGAAGCTGGGGTAGCGGGCGTCGGCTAGCTCGCGACCGCGCGCGCGACGGCCTCGTGGAACCGGCGGCGCAGCCGGTGGATCCGCGCCCCGTCGTCCCTCTGCGGGTGGACCCGGTTGGTCAGGAGCACCGCGAACCAGCCCTGCACCGGGTCGCACCAGAGGCTGGTGCCGGTGAAGCCGGTGTGGCCGAAGGCGCCGCTGCTGGCGAGGGGACCCACGCTCGAGTTCTCTCCCGCGAGCTGCCAGCCCAAACCCCGCCGCACGCCGTTCTGCTCCAGCTGTTCGCTCACGGCTTCGTTCAGGAGGCGCTCGGGCCCGAGGCGCTCGTCCAACCGCAGCCAGGCGAGGGCGTACTTCGCCAGGTCCTCGGCCGTCCCGAAGAGACCGGCGTGCCCGCACACGCCGCCCAGCGCGAAGGCGTTCTCGTCGTGCACCTCGCCCTGCATCACCCGGCCGCGCCACGGACAGTTCTCGGTCGCGGCCACCTGCCGGCCCACAACCGGCCCGAAGCCGGTATCGACCATGCCGAGGGGCCGGAACACCCGCTCGGAGGCGAACTCTTCCAGGCCCTGCCCGCTCACCTCCTCGACCACCGCGCCCAGGGTGATGAAGCCGAGGTCGCTGTAGACGTACTTGCCGGGTTCGAGCTCGAGCGTGTCGCCGAGTATAAGGCTCAGGGCATTGGCAACCGTGCCGACCTCCCGGTAGAGGGGCAGCGACGCCGGCAGACCGGACGAGTGGCTCAGCAGGCTCCGCAGGCTAAGCCGGGCCGCAGCCCCCTGAGCGAACGGGAAGAAGTCGCCGGTCCGGTCCTCGAGCGAGATCCGCCCGTCACTCAGCAGCGCGAGGATCGAGGGGAGGGTAGCGACGACCTTGGTGAGCGAGGCCAGGTCGAAGAGGGTCTGGGCGTGCATCTCCTCTGGGACCTCGGCGCCAGGCGTGGGAGCCGGCTGCTGGGCGTGGAGCTCGGGGCGATGCATCTGTGCAGGCGACCGCACGCGGCGCACCTCCGCCTGCGCCCCAGCTCGCTGCACCTCCGCCTGCGCCACTTCTCGCTGCACCTCCGCCTGCGCCCCCGCTCGCTGCACCTCCGCCCGCCGCTTCTCTGACTTCGCGGAGGCCTCTCTGCCGGCACCGGCCAAACGCGCGAAGCCGTGGGCGCCGATGCTCGAGGTCCCCTCCCTGGTCCCGTAGACGGCAACCGCGCCCGGGACCTCCCTCGCTTCGACGGCGGCCGCCACGACGGCCTGAGGATCCTCCGCGACTCGCATGCCGCGAGGCTAGCAGGTGGGGAGCGCGGTTGCCAGGGTGGCCTACTAGTGGTACATTGCACTCCACGACACTTTCCCACAGGGAGGCAAGGATGAGGAACAGGTTCGTCGTATACCTGCTCGTGGCGGCAGCGGCCCTAACCGGGCTGCCGGCGGTCGCGCAACAGAACGCCGAGGAGATGACCCTCACATGGTGGATCAACCCTTGGCGGATCCGCCCACCGGGCTTCCCGGCAGGGGAGACGCCCACGGGCGAGGAGTTCGCCCGCTACATCAGCGAGGAGTTCGAGAAGCTCCACCCCAACGTCAACGTCGAGTACGAGATCGTCCCCAACCAGGGGTTCGGCGAGAAGGTCGCCACCGCGATCTTCGCCGGCAACGCTCCCGACGTCCTCAAGGACCTGCAGTGGGACCCCGACTGGGTGCGTCAGGGGCTGCTCGCGCCGATCGATGAGTACCTCACCGAAGAGGACCGCGAGGACTTCATCGACTACACCCTCGAAGAGGGGCTGATCGACGGCAAGCACTACATCTGGCCTTGGAACAACTCCAACAACGGCATGGGCTCCACCCTGCTCCTCAACCCCGAGATCTTCGAGGAGCGCGGCGTCGAGATGCCCGAGCTCCCCTACCGCGAGTGGACGATCGAGGAGTTCCTCGACAAGGCTCAGCAACTGACCTTCGACCGTGACGGCGACGGCACCACCGACGTCTACGCGATCACCCTCGCCGCCCAGGACACCGAGAACATGCTCGCCTGGCTGCACCGCTTCGGCGCGCGCCTCATCAACGAGGAGGGCACCGAGTTCGTGCTCAACTCGCCCGAGGGCGTAGAGGGCCTGCAGCTCATGGTCGACATGATCTACGAGTACGAGATCGCTCCTCGCGGGGCGGAGGGCTTGGGCGTCTACGACACCATCAACAACCTCCACCAGGGCCGGGCCGCGATGGGTTACGGCGGCATCTACGAGATCGGCCGGATCGCCCGCTACATCAACAGCGGCGAACTGGAGGAACC contains these protein-coding regions:
- a CDS encoding ABC transporter ATP-binding protein, with the protein product MRPLGKILDLLTPRERRQLYLLLPVVILAGLMEVAGVASIAPFLSVLTAPESIESNPLLARLHQATGVQSEQAFIFVLGLLVLVLLLLSNAAAALSQYGLYRFGFLRNHTISRRLLVRYLQQPFSYFLRHNSAELVNNVLLEVQQVITGIVVPGLQLLAKGVAASLIVALLILVDPLLALVMTVLLGGAYAGIYWTIRKRLNGFGAQRAEANRLRMKAANESIGGIRELKVLGREAELIAQYHEPSRSFALANAGANILGALPRYALEAVAFGGIIVILLLLIARGGTTSSIIPVVGLYAFGGYRLLPALQTVFRAMTQIRFSAAALDSVHGVLARIEAAPAGSRRSLRYREALEPLPFEKELRLQEVTFAYPGTDTPVLSDIELSIRPNSWVAFVGETGSGKSTLVDLILGLLEPEWGLITVDGKPLSAENLARWRRSIGYVPQSIYLTDDTVARNIAFGVPAGEVDMEAVVEAARVAQIHEFIEGLPQGYDTLVGERGVRLSGGQRQRLGIARALYRDPSILILDEATSALDNVTESNLFATLERIAEAKTVIMIAHRLSTVQECDVIHLLSRGRIVASGRYLELMTRSSEFRAFAEMKSGKPVMAVKSA
- a CDS encoding erythromycin esterase family protein is translated as MRTSLETGIVAHPVSLSPFECGEFDEALTGVRVVLLGEQSHGDGTAFSAKVELVRHLHVKHGFDVLAFESCFYSLNNVVEDHSGRDPVSCQVARQLYGHWRHAKELIPLWELLDERAKARQPLVVAGIDPRHSGIHVREHLVADLESLLSEHLPDELDTEAFARFRDLLEGVLEHEYRHMANALDRAYFLNTIWRLRRKLSQVDGVSFWQQELINLAYFARNAWSFEGRDQGMASNLLWLTRVRYPNSKIIVWTHDWHAAKCSSTIKDADAEYQETLEKHPDIPLGEVAAGAIGDELYSLTLIAGNGSELPNAYRGDYQTSRPLPPAPQDTLEALLLHSQAEAAFVNLREQPTQTFSISGLEPAKWLHLNWARVFDGVLFLREMKPLQENKRSETT
- a CDS encoding serine hydrolase — encoded protein: MDEILDNLRQLERKLGGTLGLYATPLLTVPGRPDGDVLRYNESERFPAASTIKVFVLLTLLEQVDKDEASLDEEVTLTEADQVTGSGVLKSLSAGRAYTLLDLATLMIIVSDNTATNLVIDRVGVGEVNDTCRRHGWNGTELAGKLQTGAGHTRSSMTCPRDLADYFVRLWRGDLLPPRLTAVAQAIFRKQQLTDQLGRELDFDSYSTETGESRLTIASKSGSLRGVRNDAGVIEAADSAYVVAIMTKGCPDERFHPDNLGSRIVSSVSRLVFDRYARSLSAG
- a CDS encoding GntR family transcriptional regulator, translated to MPSFITVDKRLPSPAYIQLQIQLSRAIASGKLAPGTALPSERELAEQLELSRMTVRRAFEELVAAGLLEQRQGSGTYVRAQPVEQTIDRLAGFSDEASQLGFRPGGRTLEVTTTPADGPAAISLGIEAGEPVLRITRVRTAHEMPLALQVAHLPPRLADLSTERLEALGSLYRTIDEQFGIRPHRARQTVASRLSTPTEQRLLELEPGTPVLALERTTFDGDGVAFEYVRSAYRGDRYRMALDLRASPAGEDGG
- a CDS encoding BadF/BadG/BcrA/BcrD ATPase family protein, which encodes MIGLGIDAGGTGIRWLLSDGGAEVARGELPAAGGHVMDAAALGSVRETLGALSGEVLAVSKPDAVVAGFTGFHPGAPVADDLRRCIAAALGVAEEKVGLCNDMRIAYAAAFRPAEGVLVYGGTGSIAYHLTASGEVLRSGGHGYLIDDAGGGFWIGRQGLKRVLRWRDEEPLGRVADRPLAEEIYLDLRGESWEEVVREVYGGGRSRVAALAPAVARAAQRGDAAAREILELAGVELARLAVLVARRLDRQVPVAFMGGVARLSPIVAESLRRELPEGMELKRVTREPVEGAAVLALELASGELEKLG
- a CDS encoding serine hydrolase, with the translated sequence MRVAEDPQAVVAAAVEAREVPGAVAVYGTREGTSSIGAHGFARLAGAGREASAKSEKRRAEVQRAGAQAEVQREVAQAEVQRAGAQAEVRRVRSPAQMHRPELHAQQPAPTPGAEVPEEMHAQTLFDLASLTKVVATLPSILALLSDGRISLEDRTGDFFPFAQGAAARLSLRSLLSHSSGLPASLPLYREVGTVANALSLILGDTLELEPGKYVYSDLGFITLGAVVEEVSGQGLEEFASERVFRPLGMVDTGFGPVVGRQVAATENCPWRGRVMQGEVHDENAFALGGVCGHAGLFGTAEDLAKYALAWLRLDERLGPERLLNEAVSEQLEQNGVRRGLGWQLAGENSSVGPLASSGAFGHTGFTGTSLWCDPVQGWFAVLLTNRVHPQRDDGARIHRLRRRFHEAVARAVAS
- a CDS encoding sugar ABC transporter substrate-binding protein, producing MRNRFVVYLLVAAAALTGLPAVAQQNAEEMTLTWWINPWRIRPPGFPAGETPTGEEFARYISEEFEKLHPNVNVEYEIVPNQGFGEKVATAIFAGNAPDVLKDLQWDPDWVRQGLLAPIDEYLTEEDREDFIDYTLEEGLIDGKHYIWPWNNSNNGMGSTLLLNPEIFEERGVEMPELPYREWTIEEFLDKAQQLTFDRDGDGTTDVYAITLAAQDTENMLAWLHRFGARLINEEGTEFVLNSPEGVEGLQLMVDMIYEYEIAPRGAEGLGVYDTINNLHQGRAAMGYGGIYEIGRIARYINSGELEEPIKVVIAPYPHDPEVGPVAYRTSGGFLVFQQDDPERQRMAMELARFITNKENIALLEDLLYITARKSVNDQLSFERTQAYTENIQQQVEVYENAISYGIPYYGPSSIDVSPALDFLTAALQAAFTRQLTPQEALDQFVEQANRVVFGN